One genomic region from Gossypium hirsutum isolate 1008001.06 chromosome D13, Gossypium_hirsutum_v2.1, whole genome shotgun sequence encodes:
- the LOC121225064 gene encoding uncharacterized protein, with product MLPINYESWHQMPDSNKNQALENIKERFALEVSDNYVKNALRKRWRDHKSTLKKDYFKTKITLEEKLRNVSPGMLRYQWEDAVRFWNSKKGKDREQVRTSSKQKHKFTNTAGSKSFACVVKAKELSSGQKVRRLQLFNITHRKKEGSLMTSEATEIMLTTIHAFGESGSS from the exons atgttgcctatcaactacgagtcatggcatcaaatgcctgatagtaacaaaaatcaagctctcgaaaatattaag gaaaggtttgctttagaggtctcggataatTATGTCAAGAATGCATTgcgaaaaagatggagagaccataaaagtactttaaagaaagattattttaagacaaaaataaccctcgaagagaaattgcgaaatgtctcgccgggaatgctgaggtaccaatgggaagatgcggttagattttggaattcaaaaaaAGGAaag gatcgtgaacaagttaGAACAAGCAGCAAGCAAAAACATAAATTCACTAacacagctgggtcgaaaagtttcGCTTGTGTAGTTAAGGCtaag gaactttcgtctggtcaaaaagttagacgccttcagctttttaacattacacataggaagaaagaggGATCTCTTATGACTTCTGAAGCTACAGAAATTATG CTCACAACAATACATGCCTttggggagtcaggctcaagctga